The Cryobacterium sp. SO1 genomic sequence TCGCCTGCCGCGCGCTTGAAGGCCCCATCCATCCGATACGATTTACCCGTAGGAGGTGCACGGTGGTCGATTCCGACGAGAAGAAAGAACCCGAGCGTAGGGTGGCGCCCGAGAATGCCACGGGGAACGTCGATACGACGATGACGTTCAGCCAGGAGTTCGCGGCGTCGTTGGCCGCACTCGACGCCAATGTCACCGTCGAGGAACAGGAAGCCATTGCGGCCCTGCCCTCTGGATCCGCCCTCCTGGTGGTGCGCCGCGGCCCCAACTCCGGTGCCCGGTTCCTCCTGGACGCCGATCTCACCACGGTGGGACGACACCCCAACGCCGACATCTTCCTCGATGACGTCACGGTGTCCCGCCGGCACGCGGAATTTCTGCGCAACGGCCGGGCGTTCCGGGTGAAAGACCTTGGCTCGCTCAACGGCACGTACTTCGATGGCGAACGCATCGACCTGGCCGCCCTCACCGACGGTTCCGAAGTACAGGTCGGCAAGTTCCGTCTCACGTTCTACGCCTCGCGGCTCGACCTCGTTCACCTGGCGAGCGACTAGTGCCGGCGTCCTCCGCCCAGGCCAGACTGCCGGGCGCGACGTCACTCTTGAGTATCGGCCAGGTCCTGGCCCGGTTGACACCTGAATTCCCCGACCTGACCCCCTCCAAACTGCGTTTCCTCGAGGAACAGGGACTTGTCTCCCCAGCGCGCACCGAATCCGGCTACCGCAAGTTCGACAGCGGCGACCTGGATCGGCTGCGACTGATCCTGTCTATGCAGCGCGACCACTACCTGCCCCTGAAGGTCATTCGCGCCTACCTGGACGACCTCGATTCCGGTCTGTCACCCGTGCTCCCCGGCGGCGGCGCCCCGGGTCCGAGCATCCTCGTGATCGCCAGGCGTTACACCCGCGACGACCTGCTGCGCGAGTCGGGCGCCTCCTCCACGCTTTTGCACGACGCCGTCACAGCCTCGATCATCGTGCCCGCCGAACACTACGGCGACGACGCCCTCAAGGTGCTCCGTGCCCTGGTGGACCTGCAACGCAGCGGGATCGAGCCCCGGCATCTCCGCGGCTTCCGCGGGGCCGCTGAACGCGAGCTCGGCCTGATCGAGAGCGCCCTGGTTCCCCTGGCCCGTCGCAAGGACGCCTCCAGCCGCGCCAAGGCGGCCGAAATGGCCGTGGAGATCGCCGGCCAGCTCGAGGTGATCCGCGGCAGCCTCATCCGCTCGGCCCTGGGCCGCCTGACCAAATAAGTCGTAGACTGAAAGTTCAGCTCAGCGAATCTACCGGGTTCCTTCGACACGCCGAGACGTTCGGACGGATGTCATCGGTTGAGGCCCCCGGCCTCGCTAACGTTGAAGTGCGGCCTGAAGGTTCGCATCCACCCCCGAGAGGCGCGCATGAGTGAGCTCAATCCCCGAGACGATTCGTCTCGGTACGGTCAGGGACTGCTCTTCACCGACGGCATGCCTGAACTCGATGAGAACTCCGGCTACCGGGGCGCGGTCGCCGCCCGAGCCGCGGGCATCAGTTACCGCCAGCTCGACTACTGGGCCCGCACCGAACTCGTCGAACCCACCGTCCGCGGCGCCGCCGGCTCCGGCTCGCAGCGTCTGTACGGCTTCCGCGACATCCTGGTGCTCAAGCTTGTCAAGCGCCTGCTCGACACCGGCATCTCCCTGCAGCAGATCCGCACCGCGGTCAACCAACTGCGCGAGTCCGGCGTCAACGACCTGGCCCAGACCACCCTCATGAGCGACGGCGCCAGCGTCTACCTCTGCACCTCCAACGACGAGGTCATCGACCTGGTCAGCCGCGGCCAGGGTGTTTTCGGCATCGCCGTAGGCAAGGTCCTGCGCGAAGTGGAGACCACCCTCGTCGAACTCAACACCCAGTCCAGCGACCCCTCCGACGAGTTGGCCGCCCGACGGGTCTCCCGCAAAGTCTCCTAACCCCGCGAACTGAGAGAAAAGCCCCGAAAACGCACGCGTTTCGGGGCTTTTCTCACAGGTCGCGAGAGCGTACGGCGCTAGCTCGTGGGAACTTCCGCGTACTCGCCGATGCGCGCGGTGCGCAGCACCCGGTCCAGGAGCTGGTCGAAGTAGTGCGCCATCTCCTGGGCGCTGTCACCGGGCCAGGTGTGCAACGGCTTCGCCGCGCCCTGGGCCTGCTGCAGGCTGGTGCGCTCGGGCAGCTGGGGGCTGAGTACCAGCGGGCCGAACATGTCCCGTAGTTCCTTGATCCGGAACTGGTGCTCCAGCGACGCCGTGCGGGCACGGTTGACGATGATGCCCAGCGGCTGCAGGCGCGGGCTGAGGCCACGGCGGATCTCTTCGATCGCGCGCAGGGCCCGGTCAGCGGCGGCGACCGAGAACAGGCCGGGTTCGGTGACCACGGCAACCCGGTCGCTCGCGGCCCACGCGGTGCGGGTGAGGGCGTTCAGCGACGGGGCGCAATCGATCAGCACCAGGTCATAGTCCTTCTCCACGGTGGAGAGGGCCTCCTCGAGCTTCCAGATGTCCCGGATGCTGGGGTGCGGGCCGTCGAAATTGATGGCCGAGGGGCTGCCGATCATGACGTCGATCGTGCCGGGCCGGCCACGGGTCCAGCCGCTGGGCGCAATGGCTGCGCGCACGACTTTCTCCTTCGGCGAAGCCAGAACGTCGGCGACATTGAGGTGGCCGGCGAGCTGGATGTCGAGCCCGGTAGAGACATCTGATTGCGGATCGAGGTCGACCACGAGGGTCCGAACACCGCGGGCGAAGGCGGCAGAAGCCAGACCAAGGGTTACCGTGGTCTTGCCTACCCCTCCCTTGAGGGAGCTAACGCTAAGTACGTGCACAAGTAGATACGTTACCTTCACTAGTCTTAGAGAACCTAACCGTCAGCTGTGCGCCGCTCCCGGATCGAAAGGTCTCTATGTTCACTAAAATCCTCGTCGCCAACCGTGGAGAGATAGCAATCCGCGCATTCCGCGCCGCCTATGAACTGGGAGCGAAAACCGTCGCGGTCTTCCCGTTCGAAGACCGTAACTCGCTGCACCGGCTGAAGGCCGACGAGGCCTACGAGATCGGCGAACCGGGTCACCCGGTGCGCGCCTACCTGAATGTCGCCGAGATCATCCGGGTGGCCCGGGAGAGCGGCGCCGACGCCATCTACCCCGGCTACGGATTCCTCTCCGAGAACCCCGAGCTCGCCGAAGCGGCCAAGGCCGCCGGCATCACCTTCATCGGCCCTGGCTCGCACGTGCTCGAAATGGCCGGCAACAAGGTCACCGCCAAGGAACACGCCATCGCCGCCGGTGTTCCGGTCCTCAAGTCCAGCGCACCGTCGCGCGACGTCGAGGAGCTCATCGCGGCCGCCGAGGAGATCGGTTTCCCGATCTTCGCCAAGGCCGTCGCCGGCGGTGGCGGGCGCGGCATGCGCCGCGTCGCCACGATGGCCGACCTGCGCGGTTCGCTCGAAGAAGCCATGCGGGAGGCCAACAGCGCCTTCGGCGATCCCACCATGTTCCTCGAGCAGGCCGTGCTCCGCCCCCGCCACATCGAGGTGCAGATCCTCGCGGATGCCACCGGCGAGACCGTGCACCTGTTCGAGCGGGACTGCTCCGTGCAGCGGCGTCACCAGAAGGTCATCGAGATCGCGCCGGCCCCCAACCTGCCCGAAGAGATCCGCCAGCGCCTGCACAAGGATGCCGTCGCCTTCGCCAGGTCGATCGGCTACGTCAACGCCGGCACCGTCGAGTTCCTGCTCGACACCGTGGGCGAGCGCGCCGGCCAGCACGTGTTCATCGAGATGAACCCGCGCATCCAGGTTGAGCACACCGTCACCGAAGAGGTCACCGACGTCGACCTCGTGCAGTCCCAGATCCGCATCGCCGCGGGGGAGACCCTCGCCGACCTGGGCCTCAGCCAGGACTCGATCAAGCTGCGCGGTTTCGCCCTGCAGTGCCGGATCACCACCGAAGACCCCACCAGCGGGTTCCGCCCCGACACCGGCAAGATCACCACCTATCGCTCGCCCGGCGGCGCCGGCATCCGCCTGGACGGCGGCACTATCAACCCGGGCGCCCAGATCAGCCCGCACTTCGACTCGATGCTCGCCAAGCTCACCTGCCGCGGCCGCGACTATGCCTCGGCGGTCACCCGTTCCAAGCGTGCCCTGGCCGAGTTCCGCATCCGCGGCGTCTCCACGAACATCTCGTTCCTGCAGGCCGTGCTCGAAGACCCCGACTTCGCAGCCGGCGACCTGAGCACCTCGTTCATCGAAGAGCGCCCGCAGCTGCTGCGCGGACGAGCCTCCAAGGACCGCGGCACGAAGATCCTCAACTGGCTGGCCGATGTCACCGTCAACCAGCCCAACGGCGTGCCGATCACCCTGTTGAACCCGGCCGAGAAGCTGCCGAAGATCGACCTCACCGTGCCGGCACCCGAGGGCTCCCGGCAGAAGCTGCAGTTGCTCGGCCCTGTCGGCTTCGCCAGCGCCCTGCGCGCGCAGACCGCTCTGGCCGTCACCGACACCACTTTCCGTGACGCCCACCAGTCGCTCCTGGCCACCCGGGTGCGCACCAAGGACCTCGTCGCCGTCGCCCCGTACGTCGCCAGGCTGACCCCCGAGCTGCTCTCGGTCGAGGCCTGGGGAGGTGCCACCTACGACGTCGCACTGCGCTTCCTCGGCGAAGACCCGTGGGAGCGCCTCGGCGCCCTGCGGGAGGCCCTGCCCAACATCAACATCCAGATGCTGCTGCGCGGCCGCAACACGGTGGGCTACACCCCCTACCCCACCGAGGTAACGGATGCCTTCGTCCGCGAGGCCAGCGACTCCGGTGTCGACATCTTCCGCATCTTCGACGCCCTCAACGACGTCAACCAGATGCGCCCGGCCATCGACGCGGTGCTGAACACCGGCACCAGTGTTGCCGAGGTCGCGGTCTGCTACACCGGTGACCTGCTCGACCCGGCCGAGAACCTCTACACCCTGGACTACTACCTGCGCCTGGCCGACCAGATCGTGGCGTCGGGCGCGCACATCCTGGCCATCAAGGACATGGCCGGGTTGCTGCGTCCGGCCGCGGCCGAGAAGCTCGTCACGGCGTTCCGCGAACGCTTCGACCTGCCGGTGCACGTGCACACCCACGACACCCCCGGCGGCCAGCTGGCGACGCTGCTCGCGGCGTCCGGCGCCGGCGCCGACGCTGTGGACGTGGCCAGCGCCCCGATGGGCGGCACCACCAGCCAGCCCTCGGCCTCGTCGCTCGTGGCCGCGCTCGTGCACACCGAGCGCGACACGGGCATCTCGCTGCAGAACGTGTGCGACCTCGAGCCGTACTGGGAAGACGTGCGCCGGGTCTACCACCCGTTCGAATCGGGCCTGCGCGCCCCGACCGGCCGCGTGTACAAGCACGAAATCCCCGGCGGTCAGCTGTCCAACCTGCGCACCCAGGCCGTGGCGCTGGGCCTGGCCGACGACTTCGAGCTCATCGAGGACATGTACGCCGCGGCGAACAGCATCCTGGGCCGCGTGCCCAAGGTGACGCCGTCGTCCAAGGTCGTCGGTGACCTGGCCCTCTACCTCGCCGCTGTCAACGCCGACCCGGCCGACTTCGAGGCCAACCCGGCCAAGTACGACGTGCCCGACTCCGTGGTCGGGTTCATGGCCGGCGAACTGGGCGACTTGCCCGGAGGCTGGCCGGAGCCCTTCCGCACCAAGGTGCTCGAGGGACGCAACATCCGGGTCAGCACCACCGAGCTGACCGACGAGGAGCGAGGCGCGCTGGACGGCGACAGCCCCACCCGCCGCGGCATGCTCAACCAGTTGCTCTTCCCCGCCCCCACCCGGCACTTCCAGCAGATCCGCGAGCTCTTCGGCGACCTGTCCGTTGTGGACACCGTCGACTACCTCTACGGCCTGCGCCAGGGCACCGAGCACTCAGTCGAGATCGACAAGGGGGTCCGGCTCTACGTTGGCCTTGAGGCGATCGGCGAGGCCGACGACAAGGGCATGCGCACGGTCATGACCATCCTCAACGGCCAGCTGCGTCCGGTCTTCGTGCGGGACCGCAGCATCGCCGTGGTCACCAAGGCTGCGGAGAAGGCCGACGCCAACCAGCCCGGCCAGGTTGCCGCGCCGTTCTCCGGTGTGGTCACCCTGCAGGTCGCCGAGGGCGACGTCGTCGCGGCCGGCCAGAGCGTCGCCTCCATCGAGGCCATGAAGATGGAAGCGGCGATCACCTCGCCCATCGCCGGCGTCGTGGAACGGGTCGCGATCCCCGCGACGCAGCAGGTCGACGCTGGAGACCTGCTCGTGGTGGTGCGGCCGCGCTAGGCTGAGGCCTGATTTGGGCCCCATTCCCAGGCCCGTGGAAGAACGAGGAGTCTGCTGTGACAGATCGACGGACAGACGATGCCCAACCGCACGACGAGGGTGACGGCCAGCTGGCCCCGGCGGAGACCGGGGCCGGCGCCGCGACCACAGCGACGCGACCCGGCGACGAGTACCACAGCGAGCTGCCGCCGCACACCTTCGACAATCTGGCCGCGGCGCTGCCGGACAGCCTGGGCGCCCCTCTCGGGAGCCCCGGCCTGACCCGGTCCGCCGTGCTGCGCACCTCGGCGGCCGACGGTTCTGCCCGCGGGGCCACCCGGTCGGACGTCTCCGCACCGGGCACCACCCACCCGGGCACCCACACCATCGAGATCGTCACGCCGCAGCGCGCCCGCGAGGTCGCTGCTCCGCTCGGCGTGAGCGGCACCGCGGCGGCGGCCCTGTCGCTGAGTACCGGTCCGACGAACGCCGCCACGGCCAGCCGGCGCGACCGCAGCCGTGCGGATGCCCTTGCCCCGGAGTCCGCGTCGATGCTCACGTCCGACCGCCTGCTCGAGGTCAACCGCAAGACCAGGCGGCCGCCGAACGGCAGCTGGAACCGGTTCGTCTACAGGGCCTCGTTCCACCTCATCAACCTGGGCGACTCGGCCGCCGTACGCGCCCACCAGGCGATGGACGAGCGCATCCGGAAGCAGTTCGAGGGTGGGGCGAGATTCGTGCCGATCCTCACCCGTAAGGGCGGTGTGGGCAAGACCACCGTCACCGCCCTGCTCGGCATGGCCATGGCCGACGCCAGGGAAGACCGGATCATCGCCGTCGACGCCAACCCCGACCGGGGCACCCTCTCCGAACGGGTCTCCAAGCAGACCAGGTCAACGGTGCGCGATGTCGTCACGAAGGCCGCCTCCATCGGCGGCTTCACCGACTTCTCCGTGCTGGTGTCCAGGGACGAGACCCGGCTGGACATCCTGGCCAGCGACACCGACCCGCTCCTGAGCGAGGCATTCGACGAGAACGACTACAACGTCGTCGCCGACCTCGCCGCGCGGTTCTACTCGATCGTTCTGACCGACTGCGGCACCGGCATCGTGCACTCGGTCATGCGGGCCACCCTGCAGCGCGCCGACTCCATCGTGATCGTGTCCGGCGGCAGCGTGGACGAGGCCCGGCTGGCCTCCGAAACCCTCACCTGGCTCGAGGCCAACGGCTATGGCGAACTCGTGCGCAACGCGATCGTCGCTCTCAACACGGCGACCCAGGGCACCAACCTTGTCAA encodes the following:
- a CDS encoding FHA domain-containing protein, which translates into the protein MTFSQEFAASLAALDANVTVEEQEAIAALPSGSALLVVRRGPNSGARFLLDADLTTVGRHPNADIFLDDVTVSRRHAEFLRNGRAFRVKDLGSLNGTYFDGERIDLAALTDGSEVQVGKFRLTFYASRLDLVHLASD
- a CDS encoding MerR family transcriptional regulator gives rise to the protein MPASSAQARLPGATSLLSIGQVLARLTPEFPDLTPSKLRFLEEQGLVSPARTESGYRKFDSGDLDRLRLILSMQRDHYLPLKVIRAYLDDLDSGLSPVLPGGGAPGPSILVIARRYTRDDLLRESGASSTLLHDAVTASIIVPAEHYGDDALKVLRALVDLQRSGIEPRHLRGFRGAAERELGLIESALVPLARRKDASSRAKAAEMAVEIAGQLEVIRGSLIRSALGRLTK
- a CDS encoding MerR family transcriptional regulator, whose protein sequence is MSELNPRDDSSRYGQGLLFTDGMPELDENSGYRGAVAARAAGISYRQLDYWARTELVEPTVRGAAGSGSQRLYGFRDILVLKLVKRLLDTGISLQQIRTAVNQLRESGVNDLAQTTLMSDGASVYLCTSNDEVIDLVSRGQGVFGIAVGKVLREVETTLVELNTQSSDPSDELAARRVSRKVS
- a CDS encoding ParA family protein; the protein is MHVLSVSSLKGGVGKTTVTLGLASAAFARGVRTLVVDLDPQSDVSTGLDIQLAGHLNVADVLASPKEKVVRAAIAPSGWTRGRPGTIDVMIGSPSAINFDGPHPSIRDIWKLEEALSTVEKDYDLVLIDCAPSLNALTRTAWAASDRVAVVTEPGLFSVAAADRALRAIEEIRRGLSPRLQPLGIIVNRARTASLEHQFRIKELRDMFGPLVLSPQLPERTSLQQAQGAAKPLHTWPGDSAQEMAHYFDQLLDRVLRTARIGEYAEVPTS
- a CDS encoding pyruvate carboxylase, with amino-acid sequence MFTKILVANRGEIAIRAFRAAYELGAKTVAVFPFEDRNSLHRLKADEAYEIGEPGHPVRAYLNVAEIIRVARESGADAIYPGYGFLSENPELAEAAKAAGITFIGPGSHVLEMAGNKVTAKEHAIAAGVPVLKSSAPSRDVEELIAAAEEIGFPIFAKAVAGGGGRGMRRVATMADLRGSLEEAMREANSAFGDPTMFLEQAVLRPRHIEVQILADATGETVHLFERDCSVQRRHQKVIEIAPAPNLPEEIRQRLHKDAVAFARSIGYVNAGTVEFLLDTVGERAGQHVFIEMNPRIQVEHTVTEEVTDVDLVQSQIRIAAGETLADLGLSQDSIKLRGFALQCRITTEDPTSGFRPDTGKITTYRSPGGAGIRLDGGTINPGAQISPHFDSMLAKLTCRGRDYASAVTRSKRALAEFRIRGVSTNISFLQAVLEDPDFAAGDLSTSFIEERPQLLRGRASKDRGTKILNWLADVTVNQPNGVPITLLNPAEKLPKIDLTVPAPEGSRQKLQLLGPVGFASALRAQTALAVTDTTFRDAHQSLLATRVRTKDLVAVAPYVARLTPELLSVEAWGGATYDVALRFLGEDPWERLGALREALPNINIQMLLRGRNTVGYTPYPTEVTDAFVREASDSGVDIFRIFDALNDVNQMRPAIDAVLNTGTSVAEVAVCYTGDLLDPAENLYTLDYYLRLADQIVASGAHILAIKDMAGLLRPAAAEKLVTAFRERFDLPVHVHTHDTPGGQLATLLAASGAGADAVDVASAPMGGTTSQPSASSLVAALVHTERDTGISLQNVCDLEPYWEDVRRVYHPFESGLRAPTGRVYKHEIPGGQLSNLRTQAVALGLADDFELIEDMYAAANSILGRVPKVTPSSKVVGDLALYLAAVNADPADFEANPAKYDVPDSVVGFMAGELGDLPGGWPEPFRTKVLEGRNIRVSTTELTDEERGALDGDSPTRRGMLNQLLFPAPTRHFQQIRELFGDLSVVDTVDYLYGLRQGTEHSVEIDKGVRLYVGLEAIGEADDKGMRTVMTILNGQLRPVFVRDRSIAVVTKAAEKADANQPGQVAAPFSGVVTLQVAEGDVVAAGQSVASIEAMKMEAAITSPIAGVVERVAIPATQQVDAGDLLVVVRPR
- a CDS encoding MinD/ParA family protein, with product MTDRRTDDAQPHDEGDGQLAPAETGAGAATTATRPGDEYHSELPPHTFDNLAAALPDSLGAPLGSPGLTRSAVLRTSAADGSARGATRSDVSAPGTTHPGTHTIEIVTPQRAREVAAPLGVSGTAAAALSLSTGPTNAATASRRDRSRADALAPESASMLTSDRLLEVNRKTRRPPNGSWNRFVYRASFHLINLGDSAAVRAHQAMDERIRKQFEGGARFVPILTRKGGVGKTTVTALLGMAMADAREDRIIAVDANPDRGTLSERVSKQTRSTVRDVVTKAASIGGFTDFSVLVSRDETRLDILASDTDPLLSEAFDENDYNVVADLAARFYSIVLTDCGTGIVHSVMRATLQRADSIVIVSGGSVDEARLASETLTWLEANGYGELVRNAIVALNTATQGTNLVKLEEIESHFRSRVREIVRIPYDPQLAAGSVVSFKDLKPITRLAARTLAALVVEGLPAERRV